The sequence AAAACATCCCAGCTCGATTGGCTGGGATGTTTTACTTAATTATCATATTTAAAATCAAAGGAGATCTTAGATACCTTCAGATCTATACCAGTAAGCGTAAAGTCAGTGCCGTATGTAGCCAATAGCTCTGTCCTGATAGCTTAGACGCCCGCCTAAATTAGACGGGTACCTAACTATGGGATCTCAATCCTGGCGTTCTGAACCACGGAAAAATTATACAAATGACTTTAAACTTCGCATGGTCGAGCTGGCTTCTCAGCCCTGAGCCAACGTTGCTCAGATTGCCCGCGAATACGGCATCAATGACAATGTCATCTTCAAATGGCTAAGGCTCTGGCAGAACGAAGGCCGCATAAACAGCAGCATCGACACGGTAAGGTACCTCCAGTTTCCCACATTCATCGAAGCAATGTAGGCGGTGAGGGTTTTCCTGCTGCGATACGCTCCTGTGCATGGTCACCGAAACGGCGCAAGTCGTGGATAATGATCAATTGCTGCCCAGAACACAGAGTTGATCCGCTGTGAATCCGTCAATTCTTCATTAAGTCATTCCATGGAAAACCTCTGCCTGAGTTGAGAATAGCGCCAGTAAAAAGAATGGGATGCTACGTAATTAAATCGAGATGCCGGGCTGAGTACCGGCCCGTCTCAGAGCCGGTATTGTCGTTATGGTAATGTCTCAGTACTGGCTGCAACCAAACGAACGTTCTGCGCTACTGTAGTGTTTAGTGTTTAGTGTTTAGTGTTTAGTGTTTAGTGTTTAGTGTTTAGTGTTTAGTTCGCTGCTTCGCCATGTAGCTGAGACGGAAAGTCAGTGCGTCCAGCGTGTTCCTAAAATCGTTTTTTGAGATCTAAGAAACTCATAGGGTTATCCGGAAAGTGAACTAGTTCCCGGTATTCTTGGTAGTCACGCATCCTCAACGCACTTAACCACGCTTTCTGGATAAGAGAGGCCAGACCCGTCCCGTTATCGTCGTAGCTACCCAGTGAGTTAAAACTGTCGGTATTGACGAGCAGGGCAATATGATAATGCTTCTTACCCCCTAGGTCGGGTTGTTCCCGAACCCAGATATATCGAAGGGTACTGCGGTGTATTCGCTTCCCTTCTCTGGCTTTTCTTTGTAAGTAAGTGGTGATTTTTTCCTTCAACGATTCGATGAAACGGGACATCAGCCCCTGGCTTAGATCCGGGGCAGAGAGAATACTGTCGCCAATATCACGGTATTCAGGCAGACGAAGGTCCACCCGAATAACGGTCGTGCGTGAGTGATCGTTGAGGGCATTCCAGATAACTTTCATGATTTGTTGCAGGTAATGGGTATTGAAGGGTACCTTGCGTTCACCCAGTGCCACTTCGTTGATGTTATTGAAAATAAACATAATATTTTCATCCACCTGTCGATTTCAGGCAAAGAGATGCCCTGCCGGGTCACAGACAGGCACAGTGGATATGTGGATTCGGATTTATGAGGCTGGCAGGGATACGGGTTACTAAAGGTGTGGTTTACTGCCGTACTCAACGCGACTGTCCTGCTGCTCACCTCTGGAATGTTGTTTAAGTGTTTGTATAGCAAGGAGTCGATATGCCTGTTATCAATGTTAATAACAGGCATATATTATCTATCCGACACTCGCTCACTTTCGCATAACCTTCTGGCATACCGTTTAGCACACTGATTTATAAAACAAAATCACTCTGAAGTTAGCTGTTCCATACAATATGTATTTACCCTTGAATGGGGGGGTACCCCTTCAGCATTTCGAGTGGCTCAAATCAACGGTTCGAGTACTGTGCGGTACGCAAAGCAGACGTACTCATCCATCATGCTGGTGAGCCTGTGGTTCTCGGTCTGCCGGTCATTAACCCAGCTATTGACCTCCTCGCCTGATTTTAACTTCAGATTTTCAATCCAGTCAGCAAGACTATTTCCCAGCATCAAATCGTACCAGCACAGCCAGACAAGCTTTAGACGGAGCTCAGTTCCGCTGAACTGTTGAAACAGGCTGGTGAGTTTATTCGCCAGTGAACGTTGTTTTAAGCGGACACATTCAGAAAGCAGGACACCTTCCAGCATCGGATGATGGACGAGCAAATGCTCCTGCGTACATAAACTGACGCTCAGGTCGTCCTCAAGGGATAAGGATGCTGTCGATGCTTTACCGTAAATGATTCGGTGCAGGCATTGCGGAACAATCGCAATAACCGGGTCTTTCCCAGGAAATTGCAGACATCCTACTGTCAGGGCATGGGTGTAATAAATATTCTGATGGCACATACCCTGGCAAACGGCCAGTTTTGTAAAACCCATCAGCCA comes from Yersinia canariae and encodes:
- a CDS encoding inovirus Gp2 family protein, which codes for MDENIMFIFNNINEVALGERKVPFNTHYLQQIMKVIWNALNDHSRTTVIRVDLRLPEYRDIGDSILSAPDLSQGLMSRFIESLKEKITTYLQRKAREGKRIHRSTLRYIWVREQPDLGGKKHYHIALLVNTDSFNSLGSYDDNGTGLASLIQKAWLSALRMRDYQEYRELVHFPDNPMSFLDLKKRF